Part of the Virgibacillus natechei genome is shown below.
TTGTCGACGGGATCCACTTCCTGTTATCAATTGGAAATGACCTCAATATCACAGATTACGAGTATGACAGACCAGAAGCGCATGATATGAAAAAAATAGTATTCGGAATACAAAACGCTATCAGTATTTTACCAGAAATGAATGTTCCTAAACCAATGTATAACGTATTAATGCATCACTATCTATTGTTTGGTGAGAAATTAGGATTTACCACAGATCAAATAATTGATGCTTACATGAGTAAAAACGAAGTCAATTATGCCAGGCAGGAATCAGGGGTGTATTAAATGACTGAATTATGGAGATACGTCAAGGGGCACGAAGGAGAATACATGGTCAGTAATAAAGGGAGAATGCTTTCTTTTAAAGATAATGATAAACCGCTTATATTGAAAACATTTTTCAATCATTCCGGATATGTGAGAGTTAATCTTATGAAAGAAAGCAAATTAAAACAAGTATTCGTTCATCGCCTTGTTGCTGAATCGTTTTTAAGAGAATTTAAAGAAGGCTATTCTGTTAATCACAAAGATGGAAATAAGGCTAACAATATTATTAAAAATTTAGAAATGGTCACTCAAAAAGAAAATGTAAA
Proteins encoded:
- a CDS encoding dUTP diphosphatase, whose product is MNNEQYKRLSKIQSGLDNYIGESKGIDMKDYKLERIIALQVEFNELLQELPFLFKYWSNKEMNKEKALEEFVDGIHFLLSIGNDLNITDYEYDRPEAHDMKKIVFGIQNAISILPEMNVPKPMYNVLMHHYLLFGEKLGFTTDQIIDAYMSKNEVNYARQESGVY